In Acanthopagrus latus isolate v.2019 chromosome 17, fAcaLat1.1, whole genome shotgun sequence, the following are encoded in one genomic region:
- the LOC119006059 gene encoding zinc fingers and homeoboxes protein 1-like, whose translation MSSRRKSTTPCMVLPSDVVEQEEVEDKTERTKEEEAEEEEGKVKEGTEDGPTAEELDQAVVVVPTPPETDEPSISAVEDSEVLGPSLKRSATNPPEDLDSNQPTQEQQCDTPEEGGADPAAVAAISLSKTPIMRMKTKSEPKRIAVSLKSADEAVEGFGGGGEGDVGGEQEPIEAPLGPMTPVEMLLHDSMKLGGGGLLVSPPSEQQRKSSSLNPTVLPAGLAQVLSAFQAQHTAAAAAAQPQLLIPLSSIPSYSAAMDTNPLLGSTYKKFPYPSMAEISSLAAQTQFTEEQIKVWFSAQRLKHGVSWTPEEVEEARRKQFNGTVHTVPQTITVIPAHQLSAAANGLQSILQTCQIVGQPGLVFTQVGPGGNLPVTSPITLTVAGLPSQSQSSSRVPCQPTPTNSELKRATTVQPPSLSPQENSALSADTFSLRPKKSKEQLAELKASYLKNHFVTDAEIARLMKLTNLTKGEIKKWFSDTRYNQRNSKNSHVIVFHDGGGRGGCSSSATTTIVIDSSDETPTSPLPPRTPPVKEKETRPKTWNPFPDFTLQKFKEKTPEQLVVLEESFEKSNTPSDEELSRLRTETKLTRREIDAWFTERRKMPPVSTSSPDSSEGGKMETDGAKAGEGGAGASSSSSPPASSSRKGSQTPPGGRSKQLPTSNKDMKDKSKKTPEQLHILKSAFVRTQWPTPEEYDQLAEESGLPRSYIVSWFGDSRYSWKNSNLKWFFQYQSGNVEGPSGGGGHKMGSGSIGRKRRGRNRGWGRSRTRKQPRRSASYSADVNRSPLSKKFKTGREILKEYYLKHHFLNEQDLDELVTKTNMSYEQVREWFAEVQRRLEAGSDPFQESTVGRMDGDEGGGEEGAETQGEASTATGERSVAGAEDEEEDEEDEDDGGDDTDDSEVWEPSRSVRKSLSVSED comes from the exons ATGTCGAGCCGCCGGAAATCAACCACGCCTTGCATGGTGCTGCCCTCTGATGTGGTGGAgcaggaagaggtggaggataAAACCGAAAGGAcaaaggaggaagaggcagaggaagaggaggggaaggtgAAGGAGGGAACCGAGGATGGTCCAACTGCAGAGGAGCTGGATCAGGCAGTAGTGGTTGTCCCCACCCCTCCAGAAACAG ATGAGCCCAGTATCTCTGCTGTAGAAGACAGTGAAGTCCTTGGCCCCTCATTGAAGCGCAGTGCCACGAACCCTCCTGAGGATCTGGACAGCAACCAGCCGACCCAGGAACAACAGTGCGACACacctgaggagggaggagcagacCCCGCCGCGGTTGCTGCCATCTCTCTCAGCAAGACCCCCATCATGAGGATGAAGACCAAATCTGAGCCGAAGAGGATCGCAGTGTCCCTGAAGTCAGCAGATGAGGCGGTCGAGGGTTTCGGAGGGGGTGGCGAGGGAGACgtgggaggagagcaggaacCCATCGAGGCTCCTCTAGGGCCAATGACGCCCGTGGAGATGCTGCTGCACGACTCCATGAAGCTCGGTGGAGGCGGCTTGCTGGTCAGCCCAccctcagagcagcagaggaaatcATCCAGTTTAAACCCCACAGTCCTGCCTGCTGGCCTGGCACAG gTGCTTTCTGCTTTCCAGGCccagcacactgcagcagcagcagcagctcagcctcAGCTCCTGATTCCCCTCAGCAGCATCCCATCTTACAGTGCAGCTATGGACACCAACCCCCTGCTGGGCAGCACATACAAGAAGTTTCCTTACCCGTCTATGGCTGAGATCAGCAGCCtggcagcacagacacagttcACAGAGGAACAGATCAAG GTGTGGTTCTCAGCCCAGCGACTGAAGCATGGTGTGAGCTGGACtccagaggaggtggaggaggccaGAAGAAAACAGTTCAATGGCACGGTGCACACCGTCCCTCAAACCATCACTGTCATACCTGCTCACCAACTCTCAGCCGCTGCCAACGGCCTGCAGTCCATTCTTCAGACGTGCCAGATAGTGGGCCAGCCTGGCCTGGTGTTCACACAG GTTGGCCCGGGAGGGAACCTTCCAGTGACCAGTCCCATCACTCTGACAGTGGCAGGGCTGCCCAGCCAGTCTCAGAGCTCCAGCAGAGTTCCCTGCCAGCCCACCCCAACAAACAGTGAGCTCAAACGAGCCACCACtgtccagcctccctctctttctccacag GAGAATTCGGCCCTCAGTGCTGATACATTCAGTTTGCGGCCTAAGAAGTCCAAAGAGCAGCTGGCCGAGCTGAAAGCCAGCTACCTGAAAAACCATTTTGTCACTGATGCAGAAATCGCACGGCTAATGAAGCTCACCAACCTGACAAAGGGAGAGATCAAGAAGTGGTTCAGTGACACCAGGTACAACCAGCGCAATTCTAAGAACAGCCATGTCATTGTTTTCCATGAcggaggtggaagaggaggctgcagtAGCAGTGCTACCACCACCATTGTTATTGACTCAAGCGATGAGACTCCCACATCTCCCCTTCCTCCACGCACTCCTCctgtgaaggagaaggagacgCGGCCCAAAACATGGAATCCATTCCCAGATTTCACCTTGCAAAAGTTTAAAGAGAAGACTCCAGAGcagctggtggtgctggaggaaaGTTTTGAAAAGAGCAACACCCCATCAGATGAAGAGCTGAGCCGTCTGAGGACAGAGACTAAACTGACGAGGAGGGAAATTGATGCGTGGTTCACTGAGAGACGAAAAATGCCACCTGTCAGCACGTCATCCCCAGATTCTTCAGagggaggaaagatggagacagatggagcaaaagcaggagaaggaggagcaggagccagctcttcttcttctcctcctgcctcttcGTCTCGTAAAGGTAGTCAGACCCCGCCCGGTGGACGCAGTAAGCAGCTGCCCACCAGcaacaaagacatgaaagaTAAGAGTAAAAAGACCCCGGAGCAGCTCCATATTCTGAAAAGTGCCTTTGTGCGGACCCAGTGGCCCACACCAGAAGAGTATGACCAGCTGGCAGAAGAGAGCGGCCTTCCTCGGTCCTACATCGTCAGCTGGTTCGGGGACTCTCGGTACTCATGGAAAAACAGTAACCTCAAGTGGTTCTTCCAGTATCAGAGTGGCAATGTCGAAGGGCCATCTGGTGGAGGAGGCCATAAGATGGGAAGCGGCAGCATCGGTCGAAAAAGACGTGGCCGAAATCGTGGTTGGGGGCGGTCTCGAACCAGAAAACAGCCAAGAAGGTCTGCCTCATACAGTGCAGACGTTAATAGATCTCCCCTGTCGAAGAAATTCAAGACTGGGAGGGAGATTCTGAAGGAGTACTACCTGAAGCACCATTTTCTCAATGAGCAAGACCTGGATGAGCTTGTCACCAAAACCAACATGAGCTATGAACAG GTGAGGGAGTGGTTTGCCGAAGTCCAGCGCCGCTTGGAAGCAGGGTCAGATCCTTTCCAGGAGTCCACCGTGGGAAGGATGGACGGAGAcgaaggaggaggggaggagggagcggAGACGCAGGGAGAGGCCTCGACAGCCACGGGGGAGCGGAGTGTCGCAGGGGcggaagatgaggaagaagatgaagaagatgaggacGATGGCGGTGATGACACGGACGACAGTGAGGTTTGGGAGCCGTCACGTAGCGTCAGGAAGTCCTTGTCCGTTTCTGAAGACTGA